The proteins below are encoded in one region of Tsuneonella sp. CC-YZS046:
- a CDS encoding lipopolysaccharide biosynthesis protein — protein sequence MRRVLRNMGWLLGGRGVNALLSLLYLALATRSLGLTDFGYFAIIVGLGQAITGLATFQTWQLIVRHGARHGAAGDALGFALALDGISIAAGTIFSAILIWLAPAWIGLPRNLCFIALGFCLVSLLTIRSTPTGILRLHDRYGLAAIAESATPVVRAIGAGLAAWLMPTVTGFLLVWALGELASTSAYWFFAAREERPRLSAIGLRGASFQDGSPWPFVWATNLSGSLSVASRQILLVLVGAIGGPVLAGGFRVAAQLGFGMLKLAQAVSRAIYPELVRSGDEAHGLARRMTWWSGAVGLATVAATALLGQWALGMVAGPAYGFAYVAMVLLAAGAAFEMAAASGEALLIAQGRVSLALFIRMVPAGLALALLPFAIGQAGLAGAAACVLAGSLLAFAGFAGAGRKSREGLPASDCA from the coding sequence ATGCGGCGCGTCTTGCGCAATATGGGCTGGCTGCTGGGCGGGCGCGGCGTCAATGCCCTGCTCAGCCTGCTTTACCTCGCATTGGCGACGCGCAGCCTGGGCCTCACCGATTTCGGCTATTTCGCGATCATCGTCGGGTTGGGGCAGGCGATCACCGGGCTGGCGACCTTCCAGACCTGGCAGCTGATCGTGCGGCACGGCGCAAGGCACGGCGCCGCGGGCGACGCGCTGGGCTTCGCGCTGGCTCTCGACGGCATCAGCATAGCGGCCGGAACGATATTCTCGGCCATCCTCATCTGGCTGGCCCCCGCATGGATCGGGCTGCCTCGAAACCTCTGCTTCATCGCGCTGGGTTTTTGCCTGGTGTCGCTGCTGACGATCCGTTCCACCCCCACCGGCATCCTGCGCCTGCATGACCGCTATGGCCTTGCCGCGATCGCGGAGAGCGCAACCCCGGTGGTTCGGGCAATCGGCGCCGGGCTGGCGGCCTGGCTGATGCCCACCGTGACCGGATTTCTGCTGGTATGGGCGCTGGGAGAACTGGCGAGCACATCCGCCTACTGGTTCTTCGCGGCGCGGGAGGAACGCCCCCGCCTTTCGGCAATCGGCCTGCGCGGCGCTTCTTTCCAGGACGGCTCGCCCTGGCCCTTCGTGTGGGCCACCAATCTTTCGGGAAGCCTGTCGGTCGCCAGCAGGCAGATCCTGCTGGTTCTGGTCGGAGCGATCGGCGGCCCCGTGCTCGCGGGAGGGTTTCGCGTGGCCGCGCAGCTCGGCTTCGGAATGCTCAAACTCGCGCAAGCGGTGTCCCGGGCGATTTATCCGGAGCTGGTCCGCTCGGGCGACGAGGCGCATGGCCTGGCCAGACGGATGACCTGGTGGTCGGGCGCGGTTGGGCTGGCGACCGTCGCCGCCACCGCCCTGCTCGGGCAATGGGCGCTCGGCATGGTGGCCGGCCCCGCCTATGGCTTCGCTTACGTGGCCATGGTCCTGCTGGCCGCGGGCGCGGCATTCGAAATGGCGGCCGCCAGCGGGGAAGCACTGCTGATCGCGCAGGGGCGGGTTTCCCTGGCGCTTTTCATCCGCATGGTCCCCGCGGGCCTCGCGCTGGCGCTGCTGCCCTTCGCGATCGGCCAGGCCGGCCTTGCCGGCGCCGCCGCCTGCGTCCTTGCTGGCAGCCTGCTGGCTTTCGCGGGCTTTGCCGGAGCGGGAAGGAAAAGCCGCGAGGGCTTGCCCGCGAGCGACTGCGCCTGA
- a CDS encoding adenine phosphoribosyltransferase: MTADEIKALIRTIPDFPRPGILFRDITSLIADGPGLRGAVDALAARAQGTDAELIAGVEARGFIFGAAVAARLGVGFLPVRKRGKLPVATVGIDYALEYGTDRLEIDPSMIGRDQAVLLVDDLIATGGTALAASRLLREAGARVEHALFVIDLPDLGGADRLRGEAIRAEALVDYPGH, from the coding sequence ATGACCGCCGATGAGATCAAGGCGCTGATCCGCACCATCCCGGATTTTCCGCGCCCCGGCATCCTGTTTCGCGACATCACCAGCCTGATCGCCGACGGGCCGGGCTTGCGTGGGGCGGTGGACGCGCTGGCTGCGCGGGCGCAAGGGACGGATGCCGAACTGATTGCGGGCGTGGAAGCGCGCGGCTTCATCTTCGGCGCGGCGGTCGCGGCCCGGCTGGGCGTGGGGTTCCTGCCGGTGCGCAAGCGCGGCAAGCTGCCGGTGGCGACGGTCGGGATCGATTATGCGCTCGAATACGGGACGGACCGGCTTGAAATCGACCCTTCGATGATCGGGCGGGATCAGGCCGTGCTGCTGGTGGACGATCTCATCGCCACGGGCGGAACGGCGCTGGCGGCATCGCGCCTGTTGCGCGAGGCCGGCGCCCGGGTCGAGCATGCGCTGTTCGTGATCGACCTGCCCGACCTCGGCGGCGCGGATCGCCTGCGCGGCGAAGCCATCAGGGCCGAAGCGCTGGTGGATTACCCCGGCCACTGA
- a CDS encoding phosphoribosylglycinamide synthetase yields MLNQSLQFGPLQKARIPAEARERIRILFIAKHVFWQGGLHHEDGNHALYHREIRDVLQGLGLNLSLADSYEALFADPGCDFVFPLLNRGGFLNSEMLLPLLATRLGIPFLGASPILRGLSDDKHLTKLEARSRGVPTAPWAIYRRGGIVDPAACPQAERLVIKPNASSASWGVRDATDWGGARRAIQEIHDEGHDAIVEPFLDGSDIEVPVIMCGGLPSIMPMMLFEQADPAHLRTYSEKRDLVEREDKYRLVAFEDERFSPALIEYTRRMAGVFFPFDYGRFEFRFDERKGELHFLEVNLNCNLWSEKVFGRAAERMGWTHADLIEAILCESLARHGLLETMEAIAA; encoded by the coding sequence GTGCTGAATCAATCTCTCCAGTTTGGCCCTCTCCAGAAGGCCCGCATCCCGGCCGAGGCGCGCGAGCGCATCCGCATCCTGTTCATCGCCAAGCATGTCTTCTGGCAGGGCGGCCTGCATCACGAGGATGGCAATCATGCCCTGTATCATCGCGAGATCCGCGATGTGCTGCAGGGGCTGGGGCTGAACCTCTCGCTGGCCGACAGCTACGAGGCCCTGTTCGCCGATCCCGGCTGCGATTTCGTGTTCCCGCTGCTCAATCGCGGGGGCTTCCTCAATTCCGAGATGCTGCTGCCCTTGCTCGCGACGCGGCTCGGCATACCCTTCCTGGGGGCCAGCCCGATTCTGCGGGGCCTGTCGGACGACAAGCATCTGACCAAGCTGGAAGCCAGGTCGCGCGGGGTTCCGACCGCGCCCTGGGCGATCTACCGCCGGGGCGGGATCGTCGATCCGGCGGCCTGTCCGCAGGCCGAGCGGCTGGTCATCAAGCCGAACGCTTCCTCCGCGAGCTGGGGGGTCCGGGATGCGACGGATTGGGGCGGCGCCCGCCGCGCGATCCAGGAGATCCATGACGAAGGGCATGACGCCATCGTCGAGCCGTTCCTTGACGGCAGCGACATCGAAGTCCCCGTCATCATGTGCGGCGGCCTTCCCTCGATCATGCCGATGATGCTGTTCGAGCAGGCCGACCCGGCCCATCTGCGCACCTATTCCGAAAAGCGCGATCTGGTGGAACGCGAGGATAAATACAGGCTGGTCGCCTTCGAGGACGAGCGCTTTTCCCCAGCCCTGATCGAATATACGCGGCGGATGGCGGGTGTCTTCTTTCCGTTCGATTACGGCCGGTTCGAGTTCCGGTTCGACGAGCGGAAGGGGGAACTGCACTTCCTCGAGGTCAATCTGAACTGCAACCTGTGGTCGGAAAAGGTGTTCGGCCGCGCGGCCGAGCGCATGGGCTGGACTCATGCCGATCTGATAGAAGCGATCCTGTGCGAGAGCCTGGCCCGTCATGGATTGCTCGAGACGATGGAAGCAATAGCGGCCTGA
- a CDS encoding cytochrome c1 → MIRLIGILAGLFFTVAVLWAFGNGAYTAITEPAAPTAEHEFHKHPRELSLASDGPFGRFDKQQLQRGLQVYKEVCSACHSLHFVAFRDLAALGYNEPEIKAIAAGFQVPGVDPNTGEANTRPGLSTDYFPNPYPNDIAARAANNNAVPPDLSLMTKARHDGGAYVYSLLTGYQKQPAELLKKFPDVKTPEGLHYNPYFANLNLAMAPPLTSEGQVSYGDGTKATVDQMAKDVAAFLVWTAEPKLDKRKQTGWPVLGFLIFATVLAYLAKQQVWADKKVKKG, encoded by the coding sequence ATGATTCGCCTTATCGGTATCCTCGCCGGCCTGTTCTTCACGGTCGCTGTCCTGTGGGCCTTCGGCAATGGCGCTTACACCGCCATCACGGAACCGGCCGCGCCTACGGCCGAGCACGAGTTCCACAAGCATCCCCGGGAGCTGAGCCTTGCCAGCGATGGCCCCTTCGGCCGTTTCGACAAGCAGCAGCTTCAGCGTGGCCTCCAGGTATACAAGGAAGTCTGCTCCGCTTGTCACTCGCTGCACTTCGTCGCATTCCGCGATCTTGCCGCGCTTGGCTATAACGAACCGGAGATCAAGGCGATCGCCGCCGGTTTCCAGGTTCCGGGCGTCGATCCGAACACGGGCGAGGCGAATACGCGCCCCGGCCTGTCGACCGACTATTTCCCGAATCCCTATCCGAACGACATTGCCGCACGCGCCGCGAACAACAATGCGGTGCCGCCGGATCTCTCGCTGATGACCAAGGCGCGCCACGATGGCGGCGCCTATGTCTATTCGCTCCTGACCGGCTATCAGAAGCAGCCGGCGGAATTGCTCAAGAAATTCCCGGATGTGAAGACCCCGGAAGGGCTGCACTACAATCCCTATTTCGCCAATTTGAACCTTGCGATGGCTCCGCCGCTGACCAGCGAAGGCCAGGTCAGCTATGGCGACGGGACCAAGGCGACGGTCGATCAGATGGCGAAGGACGTGGCCGCGTTCCTCGTCTGGACCGCCGAGCCCAAGCTGGACAAGCGCAAGCAGACCGGCTGGCCGGTGCTCGGCTTCCTGATCTTCGCGACCGTGCTGGCCTATCTCGCCAAGCAGCAGGTCTGGGCCGACAAGAAGGTCAAGAAGGGCTGA
- a CDS encoding GMC family oxidoreductase: MHIDLEKTELDELDTPICVIGAGAAGIALTRRLLDAGQTVTLLESGGLDYEQDIADLNAGENVGEAYYQLEHSRLRFFGGTTAIWGGRLAELDPVDFEKRGWVPHSGWPITRKELEPYYKQARKLFGIPAEGLDEKDLGAANIYLPEFDPGRIRVKHWYFDNRSNRFTFDSCRDLERHPRCTVITHATVTAIEADPHAGRITSLCIQSLSRRLLTLRARVFVLAAGGIENPRLLLASRSVMKQGLGNAYDLVGRFFMEHPHARGGRLDTDCAWKLLRTFGRRHRLNGQQVAALITPSETRQAEKAILNTSLTLAPRQPANKNQFWGMRAYNRLKHDLAPTRKTRNLWLHAKKAAAHAQLVVDPLRPWLLHKLNRVELALLVRGEQAPNPDSRITLQNDDRDSLGIPRVRLDWRFSELDIHSVDMLVADLGRETERLGLGRIEPAEWLSGTDRRWKMDMLVSAHPYGGFHHMGTTRMADDPRQGVTDRQGRVHGIANLYVAGSSLFPTSGWANPTLTIVALALRTADHIAGRMDRGGAPEIAEKRLEPVS; encoded by the coding sequence ATGCATATCGACCTTGAAAAGACGGAACTTGACGAACTGGACACGCCGATCTGCGTCATCGGCGCGGGCGCGGCCGGGATCGCCCTGACCCGTCGCTTGCTGGATGCGGGGCAGACCGTGACATTGCTCGAATCCGGGGGGCTGGATTATGAGCAGGACATCGCGGATCTCAATGCGGGGGAGAATGTCGGCGAAGCCTATTACCAGCTCGAACATTCCCGGCTGAGATTCTTCGGCGGCACCACCGCGATCTGGGGCGGCCGCCTGGCCGAGCTGGACCCGGTCGATTTCGAGAAGCGCGGCTGGGTGCCGCATTCGGGCTGGCCGATCACCCGCAAGGAGCTGGAGCCTTACTACAAGCAGGCCCGCAAGCTGTTCGGGATTCCCGCCGAAGGGCTGGACGAGAAGGATCTCGGGGCCGCAAATATTTATCTTCCCGAATTCGATCCCGGCCGCATCCGGGTGAAGCACTGGTATTTCGACAACCGTTCCAATCGCTTCACTTTCGATTCCTGCCGGGATCTGGAACGGCACCCGCGCTGCACCGTGATCACGCACGCCACGGTGACCGCGATAGAGGCCGATCCTCATGCCGGGCGGATCACCAGCCTTTGCATTCAAAGCCTTTCCAGGCGCCTGCTCACATTGCGCGCGCGCGTTTTCGTGCTGGCTGCCGGGGGGATCGAAAATCCCAGGCTGCTGCTCGCATCGCGGTCGGTCATGAAGCAGGGGCTGGGCAATGCGTACGATCTGGTGGGGCGGTTCTTCATGGAACATCCCCACGCCCGGGGCGGCAGGCTGGATACGGATTGCGCCTGGAAACTGCTGAGGACGTTCGGCCGCCGCCATCGCTTGAACGGGCAGCAGGTGGCCGCGCTGATAACGCCCAGCGAAACCCGCCAGGCCGAAAAGGCGATCCTGAACACCTCGCTCACTCTCGCTCCGCGCCAGCCCGCCAACAAGAACCAGTTCTGGGGGATGCGGGCCTATAATCGGCTCAAGCACGATCTCGCGCCGACAAGAAAGACCAGGAATCTCTGGCTGCACGCCAAGAAGGCGGCGGCCCATGCGCAACTCGTGGTGGACCCCCTGCGGCCCTGGTTGCTGCACAAGCTCAACCGGGTGGAACTCGCCTTGCTGGTGCGCGGCGAGCAGGCCCCGAACCCTGACAGCCGGATTACATTGCAGAACGATGATCGCGATAGCCTCGGCATTCCCCGGGTAAGGCTCGACTGGCGCTTTTCGGAACTGGATATCCATTCGGTCGACATGCTGGTGGCCGATCTTGGACGGGAGACGGAACGGCTCGGCCTCGGCAGGATCGAGCCGGCCGAATGGCTTTCCGGCACTGACCGCCGCTGGAAGATGGACATGCTGGTCAGCGCGCATCCCTATGGCGGATTTCACCACATGGGCACCACCCGCATGGCCGACGATCCCCGGCAAGGCGTGACGGATCGGCAGGGCCGCGTGCATGGCATCGCCAATCTCTATGTCGCGGGCAGCTCGCTGTTCCCCACCTCGGGCTGGGCCAATCCGACCCTGACGATCGTGGCGCTGGCCCTGCGGACGGCGGACCATATCGCCGGCCGGATGGACCGGGGCGGAGCGCCGGAGATCGCGGAAAAGCGGCTGGAGCCGGTGTCCTAG
- a CDS encoding septal ring lytic transglycosylase RlpA family protein — protein sequence MRGFRNGRLGSAAVSVLMLSACAGGGFRPVSDTPVRIGPPYTIRGATYVPAAAPSYDALGYASWYGNESGNRTANGEHFRPGWITAAHTTLPLPTYVEVTALDSGRRIIVRVNDRGPFVQGRRIIDLSRGAAERLGMKAQGHAPVRVRRVEPSEQDRKRLREGKPARDLPPVPERELQQLRAQLPAAGK from the coding sequence ATGCGGGGATTTCGGAACGGGCGGCTAGGGAGCGCGGCGGTATCGGTTCTGATGCTGTCGGCTTGCGCGGGCGGCGGCTTCCGGCCCGTGAGCGATACGCCGGTCAGGATCGGTCCGCCCTACACCATACGCGGCGCGACCTATGTGCCCGCCGCCGCGCCGTCCTATGACGCGCTGGGCTATGCGAGCTGGTATGGGAATGAATCCGGCAATCGCACCGCCAATGGCGAGCATTTCCGCCCCGGCTGGATCACGGCCGCGCATACGACCCTGCCGCTGCCGACCTATGTCGAAGTGACGGCGCTCGACAGCGGGCGCCGGATCATCGTGCGCGTCAACGACCGGGGGCCGTTCGTTCAGGGAAGGCGGATCATCGACCTGTCGCGCGGCGCGGCGGAACGGCTCGGCATGAAGGCGCAGGGCCATGCGCCGGTGCGGGTCCGCCGCGTGGAACCTTCCGAGCAGGATCGCAAGCGCCTGCGCGAAGGCAAGCCCGCGCGCGACTTGCCGCCGGTTCCGGAACGCGAACTGCAGCAGCTCCGGGCGCAGTTGCCGGCTGCCGGCAAGTAG
- a CDS encoding sigma-70 family RNA polymerase sigma factor, with protein sequence MLHMVVGKWFGNRTVEHVPAMRRYACTLVGDEQADDLVHEALTRAYASHRSFRQDGNLGSWLLAIVHNCFVSGWRKRQVEGAGIEHLRHHAPVHMPPGQEHAVQLGELARAIEQLPLDQRSAFHLVVVEDLSYEMAASILHVPVGTIMSRLSRARAALRRAIEGRPPSLRVVEGKNG encoded by the coding sequence ATGCTTCATATGGTTGTCGGGAAATGGTTTGGTAATCGCACGGTCGAGCATGTGCCCGCAATGCGGCGCTATGCCTGCACCCTGGTGGGCGACGAACAGGCCGACGACCTCGTTCATGAGGCGCTGACCCGCGCCTATGCCTCTCATCGCAGCTTCCGGCAGGACGGCAACCTGGGAAGCTGGCTGCTCGCCATTGTCCATAATTGCTTCGTCAGCGGATGGCGCAAGCGCCAGGTCGAGGGCGCCGGGATCGAGCATCTCAGGCATCATGCGCCCGTGCATATGCCGCCGGGCCAGGAGCACGCGGTGCAGCTGGGCGAACTGGCCAGAGCCATCGAACAATTGCCGCTGGACCAGCGTTCCGCCTTTCACCTCGTGGTGGTGGAAGACCTCTCCTACGAAATGGCCGCCTCGATCCTGCACGTTCCCGTGGGGACGATCATGTCCCGCCTGAGCCGGGCGCGCGCGGCGCTGCGCAGAGCGATCGAAGGCCGTCCGCCGTCACTCCGGGTTGTGGAGGGAAAGAATGGCTGA
- a CDS encoding NTP transferase domain-containing protein has protein sequence MRNLRVIVLAAERKGVVNPLAERFGTSHKCLIPLQRQPLIAHVLETLLAHPRVASIVISIEQEAIAGVRAVLPLPEPGKPEIGFAVAADNIADSVILAAQGHQGPLLITTADNALLRPGSVDAIYSALLANDVALAMARRETVLAAHPEGQRRFYRFRDDQYSNCNLYGLAGNAALGAAEIFRGGGQFARNARRIVDAFGLINLLLLRARLITLSAGLRRISQRFGLSIAPVILDDGSQAIDVDNDRTYAIVQQLLEFRSAPAAPAPCREAA, from the coding sequence ATGCGGAATTTGAGAGTGATCGTGCTCGCCGCCGAACGGAAGGGCGTGGTCAACCCGTTGGCGGAGCGCTTCGGCACCAGCCACAAATGCCTGATTCCCCTCCAGCGGCAACCGTTGATCGCCCATGTGCTGGAAACGCTGCTTGCCCACCCCAGGGTGGCGTCGATCGTGATCTCGATCGAGCAGGAGGCGATCGCCGGGGTGCGCGCGGTCCTGCCGCTGCCGGAACCGGGCAAGCCCGAGATCGGTTTTGCGGTCGCGGCCGACAATATCGCCGATAGCGTCATCCTCGCCGCGCAGGGGCACCAGGGCCCGCTGCTGATTACCACCGCCGACAATGCCCTGCTCCGGCCGGGTTCGGTCGATGCCATCTATTCCGCATTGCTGGCCAACGACGTCGCGCTGGCCATGGCCCGCCGCGAAACCGTGCTGGCCGCGCATCCGGAGGGGCAGCGCCGGTTCTATCGCTTTCGCGACGACCAGTATTCCAACTGCAATCTCTACGGGCTTGCCGGAAACGCCGCGCTGGGCGCGGCGGAAATATTTCGCGGCGGCGGGCAGTTCGCCCGGAATGCGAGACGGATCGTGGATGCATTCGGGCTGATCAATCTGCTGCTGCTGCGTGCCCGCCTGATTACGTTGAGTGCCGGATTGCGCCGGATATCGCAACGGTTCGGGCTGTCCATCGCGCCTGTCATCCTCGACGATGGCAGCCAGGCGATCGATGTGGACAACGACCGGACCTATGCGATCGTCCAGCAATTGCTGGAATTCCGCTCCGCCCCGGCTGCTCCTGCGCCATGCCGAGAGGCAGCCTAG
- a CDS encoding endonuclease/exonuclease/phosphatase family protein: MRGLFSYRRAPRWLLSLAVFTGGAAWADTLHGPDIPAMPMRNAVASADLSVLTYNVKGLPWPAAWDRPSALRQISSRLALMRQERTHPRVIVLQEAFTDEAKALGDAAGYPYQVLGPYLRQGGEAPAAPGQAASRERRWYLGETQGTPLDSGLMILSDYPVISVTRESFPDGNCAGFDCLAAKGVLLVRLELPQGGQVEVLTTHFNSRGASKAPRKDSQAAYESQARFLAAFVRRHHDPRLPLVIAGDFNMGQRPQRIATLFGELESLSRNGGGVREALRARLDSGDPELLDSEDAATIYRRARDMQFMLDGYRGGIHAVASHIPFGTEPDGSTLSDHLGFTIYYRISGPAAS, translated from the coding sequence ATGAGGGGGCTTTTTTCCTATCGCCGCGCGCCCCGGTGGCTGCTCTCGCTGGCGGTGTTCACCGGCGGCGCGGCCTGGGCCGACACGCTGCATGGGCCGGACATACCGGCGATGCCGATGCGGAATGCCGTCGCCTCCGCCGATCTTTCGGTGCTGACCTACAATGTCAAAGGCTTGCCATGGCCCGCCGCGTGGGACCGGCCCTCGGCCCTCAGGCAGATTTCCAGCCGGCTCGCGCTGATGCGGCAGGAACGCACCCATCCGCGCGTGATCGTATTGCAGGAAGCCTTTACGGATGAGGCGAAAGCGCTGGGGGATGCGGCGGGATACCCCTATCAGGTGCTCGGCCCCTATCTCCGGCAGGGCGGCGAAGCGCCCGCCGCGCCAGGGCAAGCCGCTTCGCGCGAACGGCGCTGGTATCTTGGCGAGACGCAGGGCACCCCCCTCGACAGCGGATTGATGATCCTTTCGGATTATCCGGTGATCTCGGTAACGCGGGAAAGCTTTCCGGACGGGAACTGCGCGGGCTTCGATTGCCTTGCCGCCAAAGGCGTCCTGCTGGTTCGGCTCGAGCTTCCGCAAGGCGGCCAGGTGGAAGTGCTCACCACGCATTTCAACAGCCGCGGCGCCTCCAAGGCCCCGAGGAAAGACAGCCAGGCCGCCTATGAATCGCAGGCCCGCTTTCTTGCCGCATTCGTGCGGCGCCATCACGATCCGCGCCTTCCGCTGGTGATCGCGGGGGACTTCAACATGGGGCAGCGCCCGCAGCGCATCGCCACGCTTTTCGGTGAGCTGGAAAGCCTCTCCCGGAACGGCGGCGGAGTGCGCGAGGCATTGCGGGCCCGGCTCGATTCCGGCGATCCGGAGCTGCTGGATTCCGAGGATGCGGCGACCATCTATCGCCGTGCGCGCGATATGCAGTTCATGCTGGACGGCTATCGCGGCGGGATACATGCGGTGGCCAGCCATATTCCTTTCGGCACCGAGCCTGACGGCTCCACCCTGTCCGACCATCTGGGTTTCACGATCTATTATCGCATTTCCGGTCCGGCCGCTTCCTGA
- a CDS encoding lipopolysaccharide biosynthesis protein encodes MTTVLGPTGVLRRALRNAGLLLTGKISAGLIQLGSFALAARGLGLNDFGIFSMLLAQVQLLTGLAAFQSNHAIVRYGVEHLRTGNRRAFQALIKAGTLLDLGAAIFAMVATFLLVPLISDYLGWGRDITRSAQLISVLALTNAIATPKGMLRLFGRFDLLTQHTVVTPAARLVGVAICYAAGASLAGYIVFWLIAGLLGAAVALWLGWREARRRDLLHGLDGSLRGLTDENPGIWRFTIISNLNSSLKLIPDQLSTFLVGIMLTPAAAGLFKIARELGTAFAKPVELLNQSVYPDVARLVGARQWRRLSRTVLHAGLLAAGSSALAAILVAAGGRTLIGFVFGEEFISAQLILLLIAIATTVTVLVFAVEPVLYALGKPSRSLVTTLAASFVFTAGLLYCLPRYGLSGAGMAYLISGLVTVGFSIFWYWKLVVVPYVREPGEAKAGG; translated from the coding sequence ATGACGACCGTGCTTGGCCCCACAGGTGTATTGCGGCGCGCACTGCGCAATGCGGGGCTGCTGCTCACCGGCAAAATATCCGCCGGGCTGATCCAACTCGGCAGCTTCGCTCTGGCGGCGCGCGGGCTAGGCCTGAACGATTTCGGCATATTTTCCATGCTGCTGGCCCAGGTCCAGCTGCTGACGGGGTTAGCCGCCTTCCAGTCCAACCATGCGATCGTCCGCTATGGCGTGGAGCATTTGCGGACCGGCAATCGCCGGGCGTTCCAGGCCCTTATCAAGGCGGGCACCCTGCTGGATCTGGGCGCCGCCATCTTTGCCATGGTCGCGACCTTCCTGCTGGTTCCGCTGATTTCCGATTATCTCGGGTGGGGCCGCGACATCACCCGCTCCGCGCAATTGATCTCGGTGCTGGCGCTGACCAACGCCATCGCCACCCCTAAGGGGATGCTGCGCCTGTTCGGCCGTTTCGACCTGCTGACCCAGCACACGGTGGTGACTCCCGCCGCCCGGCTGGTCGGGGTCGCCATTTGCTATGCGGCGGGCGCATCGCTGGCGGGTTATATCGTCTTCTGGCTGATCGCCGGGCTGCTGGGTGCGGCGGTGGCGCTGTGGCTGGGCTGGCGGGAAGCGCGGCGGCGGGACCTGCTGCACGGGCTGGACGGCTCGCTGCGGGGCCTGACCGATGAAAATCCGGGGATCTGGCGCTTCACCATCATCTCCAACCTCAATTCCTCCTTGAAGCTGATCCCCGACCAGCTTTCGACCTTTCTCGTCGGCATCATGCTCACTCCTGCCGCGGCCGGCCTCTTCAAGATAGCGCGGGAACTGGGCACGGCCTTCGCCAAGCCGGTCGAATTGCTGAACCAGTCGGTCTATCCTGACGTGGCGCGGCTGGTCGGCGCCAGGCAGTGGCGCAGGCTGTCGCGCACGGTGCTCCATGCCGGCCTGCTGGCGGCCGGGAGCAGCGCCCTGGCGGCGATACTGGTGGCGGCCGGCGGGCGGACTCTCATAGGCTTCGTGTTCGGCGAGGAGTTCATATCGGCGCAGCTGATCCTGCTGCTGATCGCCATCGCCACCACCGTCACGGTGCTGGTCTTCGCGGTGGAGCCGGTGCTCTATGCCTTGGGAAAGCCCAGCCGCTCCCTCGTGACGACGCTTGCGGCCAGTTTCGTTTTCACGGCGGGCCTGCTGTATTGCCTGCCGCGATACGGCCTTTCCGGCGCGGGCATGGCTTATCTCATATCGGGCCTTGTAACGGTTGGCTTTTCCATCTTCTGGTATTGGAAGCTGGTGGTCGTTCCGTATGTTCGCGAACCGGGCGAAGCAAAGGCTGGCGGATAG